The Xanthomonas sp. DAR 80977 nucleotide sequence GAGGGTTGCGAGTGGAGGTTCGGGAAGCAGTGGATCGGGAAGCGATTGGGCGAGCGCGTCCAGGCGCACCGGGAACAGCGGCGGCCGGCGGCCGTCGTCGGAAAAATCGTCGTGCCGCGGCGCCAGCCCCAGCTCGGTCAGCGCGCTGCCGCAGATGCGGCCCTGGCAGGCGCCCATGCCGCAGCGCGAGACCAGCTTGGCGTCACGCAGGTCGGCATGGCCGCGCAGCGCCGACAGCGGCACGTCCTCGCAGCGGCATACCAGCGTATCCGGTGCGGCCAGCGCGTGGATGCGCGGGTCCAGCGCGAACTGCCGCTGCAGCAGCGCGGCGAACGCGCGCGCGCGCTGCCGCGGCGCTTGCAGCGCCTGCGCCGCGGCGTCGTGCCCGGCCGCCAGGTGCCCGGCGATGGCGCCTTCCACGCGCGCGCAATCGCGCCCGCCGATACCCAGCGCCTCGCCGGCCGCATACACGCCATCGACGCTGGTACGCAGCTGCGCATCCACCGCCACGCACGGATGCGCGCCGCTGCGCGCCAGGCGGCAGCCGAGCAGTTGCGCCAGCTCCACGTTCGGCACCAGTCCGTAGCCGACCGCCAGCTGATCGCAGTCGATGCGGCGGCGCCCGCGCGGGCCGTCGATCTCGACCGACTGCAACTGGCCGTCGCCCTGCGCCGACAGCACCACGCTGCCGGCGTGGTAACCGACGCCGGCCAGTTGCGCGCGCAGGGCCAGCGCCTGCAGCGCCTTGTCCGGCCAGCGCAACGGCAGTTGCGCGGCGAAGCCGGCCAGCGCGCGCAGCGAGGCCTGTTCGACGATGCCCAGCACCTGCGCGCCGTGGCGGCGCAGCGTCGCCGCGCTGGCCAGCAACAGCGGCCCGCTGCCGGCGACCAGCACGCGCTTGCCGGCCAGCGGCCAGCCCTGCTTGGCCAGCGCCTGCGCGCCGCCGGCGCCGGTGACGCCGGGCAAGGTCCAGCCGGGGAACGGCAGCAGCAGTTCGCGCGCGCCGGTGGCCAGCACCAGCGCGTCGTAGCCGATCCAGCGCGCGCCCTGCGGGCCGTCGGCCAGCAACTGCCGGTCCTGCGCCATCAGCAACTGGGTCTGCGCCAGAAATTCGATTTTGCTCGCCGCCAGCTGCGCCAGCGTGCGCGCGGCCAGCCGCGGCGGCGCATGCGCCACGTCGTGGCGCCAGATCTGGCCGCCGGCGCGCGCCTGCAGGTCGACCAGCGCCACGCGCCGGCCGTGCCCGGCCGCGGCCAATGCCGCCGCCAGTCCGGCCGGACCGGCACCGGCGACGACCACGTCGTAATGCAGCGTGCGCGGCTCAGCCATCGGTCCACACCTGCATGCCGTCGCGCACCGGGGTGATGCAGGCGCGCAACTGGCCGACGCCGTCGATGCGCACCCGGCATTCGCTGCACACGCCCATGCCGCACAGCGGCGCGCGCGGCTGGCCGCTGCGCGAGCGGCGGAAATGCACCGCGACCTGCGCCACCGCTGCGGCCACGCTGCTGCCGGGCAGTACTTCGACCGCCTGGCCATTGACCTGCAGGCGCAGCATCGGCGCGCTCACGACAGCGCCCGCGCCGGCGCGAACGGCGCCGGATCCAGGGCCGGCGGGCGCTGCAGCAGCAGATCCAGCAGCAGCCGCGCGCTGCCCAGCGCGGTGGTCACGCCCAGCCCTTCGTGGCCGGCCGCGACCCATACGTCGTTGCGTTCCGGCACCGCGCCCAGGTAGGGACGGCCATCCGGCGTGGCCGGACGCAGCCCGGTCCACACCCGGATCGCCTGCAGCTGGCGCAACGCCGGCAGGAACGCGAACGCGCGCTCGAGCATGCGCTGCAGCATCGGCATCGACACGCTGCGGTCGCTGGCGTCGAACTCGCGCGAGGAACCGATCAGGATCTGCCCGGTCGGCCGCGGCTGCACGTTGAACGCCACGCTGCTGCCGTCGCTGCCGTGCGCGCTGTCGGCATAGCCCAGTTCCAGCAACTGGTGGCCGACGAAGCCGGGATAGCGGTCGGTGATGACCAGTTGGCCCTTGCGTGCGCGCATCGGCAGTTCCGGCAACAGCTCCGGCAGCGCGCAGCCAGTGGCGACCAGCACCGGCCCGCTCAGGTGGCTGCCGTCGTCCAGGCGCAGCCCGCCGGCGGCCAGCGCCAGCGCGCGGCGCCCGGCATACAGCTGCGCACCGGCGGCGCACGCGCGCTCGACCAGATGCCGCGCCATGCGCGGCGGATACACCACCGCCTCGGTGGCCACGCGCATGCCGCCGGCCAGGCCCGGCACCAGCGCCGGCTCGAGCCGGTACAGCGCCTCGGCATCGACCGCCTCGGCGCGCACGCCGGCCGCGGCCAGGCGCTGGATCTTGGCCGGAATCGCCTCCAGCTCGCGCGCCTGCCGCGCCACCCACAGCGTGCCGCAGCGGCTGAACTCGGCCGCCGGCAAGTGCGCGAATTCTTCCCACAGGCGCAGCGAATACGCCGACAGCGCCAGTTCCGCCGGATCGTCGTCCATCGCCACCAGATGGCCCATCGCCGCGGCGGTGGAGCCGCCGCCGATCGTGCCCGACTCGACGATCGCCACCCGCAGCCCGGCGGCCGCGGCCGCATCGGCGCAGGCCGCGCCGACGATGCCGGCGCCGACGACGATCAGGTCGAAGCCGCTCATCCGGCGCCGATGCCCCAGGCGAACGGATCCTGCGCATCGATCAGCAGCTGCGCGCGGGCGGTGATGTGGGCCTGCCCGGTGATCCGCGGCAGCACGCCGCGGCTGCCGGGCACGTAGCTGCCCTCGAACACGCTGCCGAGGATGCCTTCCTGCCGCCACACCTGGCCGGCGGCCAGCTTGCCGTCGGCGGCCAGGCAGGCCAGCTTGGCGCTGGTGCCGGTGCCGCACGGCGACCGGTCATAGGCCAGGCCCGGGCACAGCACGAAGTTGCGCGCATCGGCGCCGGCATCCGGGGCCGGGCCGTTGATCTCGATATGGTCGATCTCGCCGTCGTCGGCGCCGCGGATGCCGGCCGCCTCCAGCGCCAGCCGCAGCGCCTCGGTGTAGGCGGTCAGCGCGCGCTGGTTGCGCAGTTCCAGCGCGCACGGCGTCTGCTCGGTGATGAAGAACCAGTTGCCGCCCCAGGCCACGTCGCCGCGCACGCGGCCGTAGCCGGGCACCTGCACCTCGACGCCGCTGGCATGGCGGTAGCTTTCCACGTTGTCCACCGACACCCGGCCGTCGCCGTGCAGCTCCACCCCCACCGTGCCCACCGGGGTCTCGATGCGGTGCGTGCCCGGCGCCAGCCGGCCCAGCTCGGCCAGCGTGCGCACCAGGCCGATGGTGCCGTGCCCGCACATGCCCAGGTAGCCGACGTTGTTGAAGAAGATCACCGCCGCGCACGCGTCGGCCGCGATCGGCGGCAGCAGCAGCGCGCCGACCATCGTGTCCGAGCCGCGCGGTTCGCAGGCGATGGCGCTGCGCCAGCGATCGAAACGATCGCGGAACAGATCGCGCCGTTGCGCCAGCGGGCCGGTGCCCAGGTCGGGGAAGCCGGCGACGACGACACGGGTCGGTTCGCCGCCGGTATGCGAGTCGATCACATCGAGTGTATGCATAGGTCCATGCTCACATTCCGGGCCGCCGCCGGCTAGCAGCGTTTGCCTGTCATAAATGCGGAAGTTCGCATAACCCGAGCCTCCCGCGAGGCCCGACTTAGGCTAGGATCGGTCATCGGGAGTGGGCACGCCATGGCGTGCCCACCGCCGCCGCCTACAACCGCCCGGTGAGTGCAGATGGATACTTTGATTTCCGCGCTGGAAATGCAGACGCTGTTCGATGCGCTGCCGGACGTGGTGTTCTTCGTCAAGGATCGCGACGGCCGCTACACCCACGTCAACCTGACCCTGGTGCGGCGCCTGGGCAAGAAATACCGGGCCGACCTGATCGGCAAGTCGGCGCTGGAAGTGTTCCCGCTGCCGCTGGGCGGCAGCTACCTGATGCAGGACCGGCGCGTGCTGTGCGGGGAGATGATCGAGAACCAGCTGGAAGTGCACCTGTTCCCGAACCGCACCCCGGGCTGGTGCCTGACCTTCAAGCGCCCGCTGTGCGAGCACAACGAGGTGATCGGCGTGGTCGGCATCTCGCGCGACCTGGGCCAGCCCGACAGCCGCCATTCCGCCTACGAACGCATCAGCCGCGCGATGGAGCACATGCAGACCCACTACGGCGACAACCTGCGCGTGCAGACCCTGGCCGACCTGGCGGAACTGTCGGTGGCGCAGCTGGAGCGGCATTTCCGCCGCGTGTTCCAGCTGACCCCGCAGCAGTTGCTGACCAAGATGCGGATCGAGGCGGCGATGCGCCTGCTGCATGGCGAGGAAAGCATCGCCAGCATCGGCCAGCTGTGCGGCTTCGCCGACCAGAGCGCGTTCGCGCGGCAGTTCAAGGCCACCGTCGGCATGACCCCGCGCGACTACCGCTCGATGAAGGGCAAGCTCTGAGGGGCCGGGATTGGGGATTCGGGATTGGGGATTCGTAAGGGCGCTGCGCCTGCAGGGTGCAGGAATGCCGCTTTTACGAATCCCCAATCCCGAATCCCCAATCCCGGCCCCAACAGCCACAGTGGTAGCATTCCCGGTTTAAGGTCACCGCGTTATCCATGGTCAGCCTATTCCGTCGCAACAAGCCCCAGGACCACGCTGGCGACAGCCGCAGCACCCAGCGCTACAGCATCGAGGAGCTGGCCGCCGCTTTCCCCAAGCCGGCGACCGCGCCGCCTGCCGCAGAGCCCGCCGCCGAAGCGCCTGTTGCTGAACCAGTCACGCCGCGGGTAGCGCCCACCGCTGAGCCGGTGGCCCGCGACAGCGGCCGCCCGGGCGCCGACGCCGCCCCGCTGCCGCCCGCCCCGATCGCGGCGCCGCAACCCGGCACCGCGCCGTTGCCGCCGCAGGCGCCGACCGCGCCAGCCGAAGCACGCGTTCCGGCCCCGGCCGCTCCTGCCGCACCGGTACCCAGCGCGCCCGCACCCACGCCGGCTCCGGCGAGCACGCTCGCCGCCGGCGACGAACTGCAGCGCAGCGACGCGCCGCCCGCCGCGCCCGCCGGCAAGCCCGGCTGGCGCGAGCGCCTGCGCAACAGCGCCATCGCGCGCAGCTTCGGCGGCCTGTTCTCGCGCAATCCCAAGCTCGACGACGACCTGCTCGACGAGATCGAGACCGCGCTGATCACCGCCGACGTCGGCGTGCCGGCCACCACCGCGTTGATCGAGAGCCTGCGCAAGCGGATGAAGGCGCGCGAATTCGTCGATGCGCAGGCGCTGCTGCGCGCGCTGCGCGCCGACCTGATCGCGATCCTGCAGCCGGTCGCCAGGCCGCTGCAGATCGACCGCAGCGCCAGGCCCTTCGTGGTGCTCACCGTCGGCGTCAACGGCGTCGGCAAGACCACCACCATCGGCAAGCTGGCCAAGCGCTTCAAGGACGAGGGCCACAGCCTGATGCTGGCCGCCGGCGACACCTTCCGCGCCGCCGCGGTGGCGCAGCTGCAGGCCTGGGGCGATCGCAACGGCGTGACCGTGATCGCGCAGGGCCAGAACGCCGACGCCGCCTCGGTCGCGTTCGATGCGCTGCAGGCCGGCAAGGCGCGCGGCACCGAGGTGCTGATCGCCGACACCGCCGGGCGCCTGCACACCCAGACCGGGCTGATGAACGAACTGGGCAAGATCCGCCGCGTGCTCGGCAAGCTCGACCCGGCCGCGCCGCACGAGGTGCTGATGGTGATCGACGGCACCACCGGCCAGAACGCGCTGTCGCAGCTGCGCCAGTTCCACGCCGCGGTCGGCGTCACCGGGCTGGTGGTGACCAAGCTCGACGGCACCGCCAAGGGCGGCGTGGTGTTCGCGCTGGCGCGCGAGTTCGGCATCCCGATCCGCTTCGCCGGCATCGGCGAGCGCCCGGAAGACCTGCGCGTGTTCGACGCCGAAGCCTTCGTCGACGCCCTGCTGCCCGAAGCCCTCGGCACCTGACCTAAAGCCCCTCTCCCATCGGGAGAGGGGTTGGGGTGAGGGTACGGCGCGAAAGCGTCTCGCTGACCCAACTACACGGGGCTTCGCCCGCACCCTCATCCGCCCCTTCGGGGCACCTTCTCCCGGTGGGAGAAGGAACGACTCGATGCCAGCATGCGCCAGCCCCCAGACACCTTCGCCCCCCGCCTGCTCGCCTGGTTCGACCGCTCCGGCCGCCACGACCTGCCCTGGCAGCACCCGCGCAGCCCGTACCGCGTGTGGCTGTCGGAAATCATGCTGCAGCAGACCCAGGTGTCGGTGGTGATCCCGTATTTCCTGCGCTTCCTGCAGCACTTCCCGACCCTGCCCGACCTGGCCGCCGCCGACAACGACGCGGTGATGGCGCAATGGGCCGGGCTGGGCTACTACGCCCGTGCGCGCAACCTGCATGCCGCGGCCAAGCGCTGCGTGGCGCTGCACGATGGCGAATTGCCGCGCGATTTCGACGCGCTGCACGCGCTGCCCGGGATCGGCCGCAGCACCGCCGGCGCGATCCTGAGCCAGGCCTGGAACGACCGCTTCCCGATCCTGGACGGCAACGTCAAGCGCGTGCTGACCCGCTACCACGGCATCGCCGGCTATCCCGGCCTGCCGGCGGTGGAGAAGCCGCTGTGGGCGATCGCGCAGGCGCACGTGGCCGCGGTCGCCGACGGGCGCATGGCCGACTACACCCAGGCGCAGATGGATTTCGGCGCGACCCTGTGCACCCGCGCCAACCCGGCCTGCGTGCTGTGCCCGCTGCAGGACGACTGCGTGGCGCGCCGCGACGGCTTGGTCGAGGCGTTGCCCACACCGAAACCGGGCAAGACCCTGCCCGAGCGCGAGGCGCTGGCGCTGCTGCTGGAGAACGCCGCCGGCGAACTGCTGCTGCAGCGGCGCCCGCCGAGCGGCATCTGGGCCTCGCTGTGGACGCTGCCGCAGGCCGAGAGCGAGAGCGAGCTGCGCGCCTGGTTCGAACGCGAAACCCGCGGCCGCGACTTCGACGACGCCGAACCGATGCCGCCCATCGTCCACACCTTCAGCCACTACCGGCTGCACCTGCAGCCGCTGCGCCTGCGCAAGGTCGCGTTGCGCGACGCGGTACGCGACAATGACGACCTGCGCTGGGTCGCGCCTGCCGGCCTGTCCGCGCTCGGCCTGCCCGCCCCCATCCGCAAACTGCTCGACGGCCTCTGATCGTCGCCCGCCGCGCCACCAGGAACCGCCATGTCCCGCACCGTCTTCTGCCAGTACCAGCAACGCGACGCCGAAGGGCTCGACTACGTGCCGTATCCCGGCGACATCGGCCAGCGCGTGTTCGCGCAGATCGGCAAGGCCGGCTGGCAGGCATGGCTGGCGCACCAGACCATGCTGATCAACGAGAACCGGCTGTCGCCGCGCGACCCCAAGCACCGTGCGTTCCTGGAAGCGGAGCTGGAGAAATTCCTGTTCCAGGGCGGCGCGCCCAAGCCCGAGGGCTATGTGGAACCCGAACAGGAATCCTGAGCGCAGGCAAGCCAAGTCTCCTGTAGGAGCGGCTTCAGCCGCGACAGAACCCATCCGTAAAGCCCGCCGCGGCCGCAACCGCTCCTACACGCTGCGACCGCCCGCTTCGATACCGGCCGCAACCCGCCGGGCGCCGACGCTACTGCGCCGGCGCCGGCTGCTGCGCCCGCTCCTGCACCTTGGCCTCGCGCAGCTCCTTTTCCGAGGTCCGCAGCGCTTTCACGTCGAGCGGGCGGATGCTCTGG carries:
- a CDS encoding FAD-dependent oxidoreductase, coding for MAEPRTLHYDVVVAGAGPAGLAAALAAAGHGRRVALVDLQARAGGQIWRHDVAHAPPRLAARTLAQLAASKIEFLAQTQLLMAQDRQLLADGPQGARWIGYDALVLATGARELLLPFPGWTLPGVTGAGGAQALAKQGWPLAGKRVLVAGSGPLLLASAATLRRHGAQVLGIVEQASLRALAGFAAQLPLRWPDKALQALALRAQLAGVGYHAGSVVLSAQGDGQLQSVEIDGPRGRRRIDCDQLAVGYGLVPNVELAQLLGCRLARSGAHPCVAVDAQLRTSVDGVYAAGEALGIGGRDCARVEGAIAGHLAAGHDAAAQALQAPRQRARAFAALLQRQFALDPRIHALAAPDTLVCRCEDVPLSALRGHADLRDAKLVSRCGMGACQGRICGSALTELGLAPRHDDFSDDGRRPPLFPVRLDALAQSLPDPLLPEPPLATLDKV
- a CDS encoding (2Fe-2S)-binding protein, translated to MLRLQVNGQAVEVLPGSSVAAAVAQVAVHFRRSRSGQPRAPLCGMGVCSECRVRIDGVGQLRACITPVRDGMQVWTDG
- a CDS encoding NAD(P)/FAD-dependent oxidoreductase, with the translated sequence MSGFDLIVVGAGIVGAACADAAAAAGLRVAIVESGTIGGGSTAAAMGHLVAMDDDPAELALSAYSLRLWEEFAHLPAAEFSRCGTLWVARQARELEAIPAKIQRLAAAGVRAEAVDAEALYRLEPALVPGLAGGMRVATEAVVYPPRMARHLVERACAAGAQLYAGRRALALAAGGLRLDDGSHLSGPVLVATGCALPELLPELPMRARKGQLVITDRYPGFVGHQLLELGYADSAHGSDGSSVAFNVQPRPTGQILIGSSREFDASDRSVSMPMLQRMLERAFAFLPALRQLQAIRVWTGLRPATPDGRPYLGAVPERNDVWVAAGHEGLGVTTALGSARLLLDLLLQRPPALDPAPFAPARALS
- a CDS encoding 4-hydroxyproline epimerase, with translation MHTLDVIDSHTGGEPTRVVVAGFPDLGTGPLAQRRDLFRDRFDRWRSAIACEPRGSDTMVGALLLPPIAADACAAVIFFNNVGYLGMCGHGTIGLVRTLAELGRLAPGTHRIETPVGTVGVELHGDGRVSVDNVESYRHASGVEVQVPGYGRVRGDVAWGGNWFFITEQTPCALELRNQRALTAYTEALRLALEAAGIRGADDGEIDHIEINGPAPDAGADARNFVLCPGLAYDRSPCGTGTSAKLACLAADGKLAAGQVWRQEGILGSVFEGSYVPGSRGVLPRITGQAHITARAQLLIDAQDPFAWGIGAG
- a CDS encoding PAS domain-containing protein, coding for MDTLISALEMQTLFDALPDVVFFVKDRDGRYTHVNLTLVRRLGKKYRADLIGKSALEVFPLPLGGSYLMQDRRVLCGEMIENQLEVHLFPNRTPGWCLTFKRPLCEHNEVIGVVGISRDLGQPDSRHSAYERISRAMEHMQTHYGDNLRVQTLADLAELSVAQLERHFRRVFQLTPQQLLTKMRIEAAMRLLHGEESIASIGQLCGFADQSAFARQFKATVGMTPRDYRSMKGKL
- the ftsY gene encoding signal recognition particle-docking protein FtsY gives rise to the protein MVSLFRRNKPQDHAGDSRSTQRYSIEELAAAFPKPATAPPAAEPAAEAPVAEPVTPRVAPTAEPVARDSGRPGADAAPLPPAPIAAPQPGTAPLPPQAPTAPAEARVPAPAAPAAPVPSAPAPTPAPASTLAAGDELQRSDAPPAAPAGKPGWRERLRNSAIARSFGGLFSRNPKLDDDLLDEIETALITADVGVPATTALIESLRKRMKAREFVDAQALLRALRADLIAILQPVARPLQIDRSARPFVVLTVGVNGVGKTTTIGKLAKRFKDEGHSLMLAAGDTFRAAAVAQLQAWGDRNGVTVIAQGQNADAASVAFDALQAGKARGTEVLIADTAGRLHTQTGLMNELGKIRRVLGKLDPAAPHEVLMVIDGTTGQNALSQLRQFHAAVGVTGLVVTKLDGTAKGGVVFALAREFGIPIRFAGIGERPEDLRVFDAEAFVDALLPEALGT
- the mutY gene encoding A/G-specific adenine glycosylase, which produces MRQPPDTFAPRLLAWFDRSGRHDLPWQHPRSPYRVWLSEIMLQQTQVSVVIPYFLRFLQHFPTLPDLAAADNDAVMAQWAGLGYYARARNLHAAAKRCVALHDGELPRDFDALHALPGIGRSTAGAILSQAWNDRFPILDGNVKRVLTRYHGIAGYPGLPAVEKPLWAIAQAHVAAVADGRMADYTQAQMDFGATLCTRANPACVLCPLQDDCVARRDGLVEALPTPKPGKTLPEREALALLLENAAGELLLQRRPPSGIWASLWTLPQAESESELRAWFERETRGRDFDDAEPMPPIVHTFSHYRLHLQPLRLRKVALRDAVRDNDDLRWVAPAGLSALGLPAPIRKLLDGL
- a CDS encoding oxidative damage protection protein, translating into MSRTVFCQYQQRDAEGLDYVPYPGDIGQRVFAQIGKAGWQAWLAHQTMLINENRLSPRDPKHRAFLEAELEKFLFQGGAPKPEGYVEPEQES